The sequence GCACAGTTTTCGCCTATTATGGGCGCGATTAAGGATTTTGCGCATAAAGGCGGCTATGTGCTTGGGATTTGCAATGGATTTCAGATTCTATGCGAGGCGAGGTTGCTGCCCGGCGCGCTAAAGCGTAATGTAAATTTGCATTTTATTTCTAAAATGCAAAGCGTGAAAGTAGTGAATAAAAATAATGCTTTTTTGCGCTCCTATGCGGATAATGAGATTCTAAAGCTGCCTATTGCACACGCCGATGGTAATTATTTTATTGATGAAGCGGGATTAGAGTGCCTAAGGGATAATGGACAGATTTTGCTCGAGTATGTGGATAATCCTAATGGCTCGCTAGATTCTATCGCGGGCGTGTGTAATGAATCTAAAAATGTCTTTGGCTTAATGCCCCACCCCGAGCGCGCTATTGAGCATATTCTGGGGAGTTGTGATGGCAAAATGATGCTAGATAATCTTGTGCAAGCTAGCGTATCGCAAGAAAGCATAAAGGCATAAGATGAGGCAAAGAGGGCATTTATTTGTTTATGTGCTTTTATTTTTATTTAATATATGCGCCGCTAATGAGGCAAAAATAGCCTATCTTAATGTAAGTTTTCCAAATACGGATACGAGCCTATATGTGGGGCAGGATATTGAGGTGAAATATAGCCTTACACTCCTTTCAAATGCTGTGCTTTCAAGTGTGGATTTTATAGATTTAAGCCCAAAGAGCAATGTGGAGCTAAAAAATAAAGGCTCAAGTTGGCAAAAAAGCAGTGATGGGGTGTTTCAAAACACTTATATTTTTACTATTAAGGGCAAAGATGTAACCTTGCCGCCTTTGCGCGTGAGAGTAGCGGCAAGTGATGGTAGCTATGAGCAAGAAGTGCTCGCAAATGGGGCGAGGTTTCAAGCTGTGGAGCTTACAAGCAATGTCAATTATGCTCATGTGATTGCAGATTCTATGGAGGTGGTGGATTATCGCGTTAAAGAATATGATGAAGGCAATAATATTATCATTTTTCAAATTGAGTGCAAGGGCAGTAATCTTAATGAAATGAAAATTGGCAATTACGCAAAACAGGGCTTGGAGCAGCGCAAAATCGTTGATGATATAACTTATGGAATCTACTATGTCGTGCTTGATAAATCCATACGCTCGCTCTCTTTTGATTATTTTAGCCTTGCGCAAAAGCAGTTCGTAACTATCACTTTGCCCATTAATCTTGTGCGTAATATTCAAGATGTGGGCGATATTAAGCCGCGCAATACCTTTTTGATGTTTAAAAATCTTTTCATAGGCGGACTTATTGTTTTTGCTTTGCTTGTGTGGGTGGTGTTCAAAAGGGCGCGTAAAATCACATTGGCGCTGCTTGTGATGTTGGGATTAGTGCTTGCGTATAATGTATTTTTTAGCGCGACTTCTGGAGTAGCGCAGGCTGGGGCAAATGTGAGCATTATCCCTACGCATAATTCTACGATTATGGAGGTGGTGAAATCCCCCACAAAAGTAGCCATTATAGGGGAATATGAGGATTATTATAAAGTCATTATAGAATCTAAAGTCGGTTGGATAAGGAAAGCATATGTTAGCA is a genomic window of Helicobacter jaachi containing:
- the purQ gene encoding phosphoribosylformylglycinamidine synthase subunit PurQ, encoding MSVAIIRFPGTNCEFDTRYALSTLGVEASIIWHKDSALPDNCHLVIIPGGFSYGDYLRCGAIAQFSPIMGAIKDFAHKGGYVLGICNGFQILCEARLLPGALKRNVNLHFISKMQSVKVVNKNNAFLRSYADNEILKLPIAHADGNYFIDEAGLECLRDNGQILLEYVDNPNGSLDSIAGVCNESKNVFGLMPHPERAIEHILGSCDGKMMLDNLVQASVSQESIKA